The DNA segment attgaaaTGGTGCTAACATGATTAACAATGCATTTCAAAGCTTTTAGGATCATTCAATCTTCATATATGAACAATAATAGATCAACTAacaatcaaaatctcaaaaatatatatcaagccGTACAAAAATAAATGAAGAACAGGGCACGCTCGTGAGGGAGGAAAAAATTTACTTCGCAACCCTAAAATGTCAATCAACACAACATATATAATCTATATAGTGCACGAATGAATCCATAATCTTGCCTAATTTACAGAAACTCGAAGGGTAGGATCTCGCTTGAGCTGAAGTCGAAACAAGGAGGAATGGGGCTGCACGTCGCACGAGCTGGAGTCGAGCTTAATGGAGAAGGGAAGAGCTCGCTCAGCCTGCTGTGGTGGAGTTTCGCCGGAGAAGAAGAAGAGTGGAGAGCTGTGGCGGCTATGGAGAAAAATGGAAGCCGATGGCTTTCTATGAAGAACAGGGGAGAAGTCGTGAAGTTGAGTGTGTGTTAGGAGTGAGTATGTGTGTGTTATTTTAGGGATTAGGGTTATGTATTAAAATAGAGCGTGTATGAGATAGAAAAGTGCTACTAAAACTTAGCAAGTAAGACTATGAATTAAAatgcactaaataaaacacaagcttgaaaattctaagaattaaacactttaaatattctgatgtcacgacaacgagtaaaatatttaaatatcaagcaaagtgatttaaaataatttaaactaacTAGGCAaacgtttaaaagcaatttaaataaatacacaagcgaaaataaaaatctttaaaatgatttgggcaattaaaaaggatttaaataaataagctaaacatttaaaataatttaaaataattaaccgctaaacttaggatatttaaaataaataagttggacactcaaaaatatttaaacaaataagctaaccagttaaaatcatttaaaataataaactaaataattaaaaattatttaaaagaataaactaaactattaaaaattaaaataaaaaaaataatttaagtatgcaagcttaaacctttaaaatatttaaaacaatttaaattgcacaaaataaaatcatttagacaaataaacttaaacaaataaaaacattatttaaatagttggtaaaataaaatcactgaataaataataaaaatatttattaacacataactcacataaagaatttaaatcaatcaaacataaaaataataattctaatatttattaaattaatgcatgcgatttaatagattggattttaggcgtcacaccGTTACTAAGTCACTATTCACTATGGAAAAGATGGTATTATTGTCAGGCTATTGCAAGTGGTATTATTAATTCCAATTGAGAACAGTGTCttgaattatgatttttttaccTTACTACCCTTTGCCCTAATATTTCTTTTAGGCTAGGgaagggcatttttggaaagttgtcatgaaataatatatatccaaGAGTTTATCACTCACATCAAACATGAATACATATTTTATGTTTAACTTATGATTCACACCAAAaaagactattttaattttaatattcaaattattcaTTCATTATCCACCAAATTATCAATCCATCAATTATCCCATCACACAAACCAAGCGCAGCCTTGGAGTCTTCTCGTTTACAGCTCTTGGGTTtacatcaatatatatatatatatatatatatatatatatatatatgtatatgtatatgtataatgtatgtatatgtatatgtataatgTATGTGTATGTATATTCTAGAATTAGTTagattttttgttgtttttcgtTTTGCATGTTTTTAAAGTATTGTGTATGCTTCGGCTTTGTGTTATTGTTTATCACGTAAATAAAAAGCAGGGGTTTGTCAAGTGAGGATCAAAGGACAGTTGCGGGTTTCCACGTTACATACACGTATGCAGGGGCGGACCCATGTAGGGTCCAGGGAGGGCATGGGTCCCccctcaaatttttttaaaaattattagtgtatatttatattaatttttaataaaataaaatatggtaCATATTAgttttaaataatattgatgTATTATATTccaaaaaaatatgtttaataACTCATCAAATAATTGTATAATGAATTATTATGAATTGATgataatgttttaatttttttggtcgTTTTTTAGTTGATATAAAATGCACATTCATGATTGTTTTATGAATTGTATCAAATAACGGAGCCATATTTTTATCTCTATCCAAATTAACATTTTCTAAGCTCTATTTTATGTGTTGagcttttatatttttatttttaaaatttttcacggGGATATTGATAAAGTTGACTAAATTTAATGTataaaaaataggaaaaaaaattagGTCGCCCAAGCGACCACCTGGGCGGAACAACACGTAGCTCCGTCTGTAATTGTGCCCCCCCTGACCAAATTTTTTGGGTCCGTCCCTGCACGTATGTTGTGTTTCTATCGAGGaatttcaaatttctcgtcTTTTTTCGATGAACAAAATTCATATGGATTTCAAATCAAATTTATATAAAGTTTCAATACTAATTACTGTAGATTTCAAATACATTTaggcattgtttggtttgatgtattattaatctatgtataacttatcccaattaattttgccttattttcgtcatattatttatctatttattaattaataattttacatcaattaaatcaaataaattataatatattcatcaaatcaaataatgtattaactattttttatttatttttaatttacattatattacttatctatggattacttatcctatcactcaaaccaaacagtGTCTTAATGATCAGTCTCATTTTAAAttcatgcatgttttaaatcaaatatcttcgtctaaataaaattaatcaacACAACCCTAGAAGAGTGAACTTATGTGTTTCTATctagtaaaaatataaaatatttttatttttttaaatataggtttaatatttatgataaatttatatatatgtaacgacccactgtatcaagacgggtcttttcagcgtgcttatgtcctcactcacacgcaccctgagaaactttccagggggtcacccatcctataattgccccaagtcaagcacgcttaactttggagttcttatgtgatgagcttccaaaaaaaagatgcaccttcttgatatgagcagtacatatgaaatcttttaagccctcctcaactatgtagtcccatacctacacagtctcagaatcccctctcattccggcacgggatcggttcattcatgtctccctccgcctagaagcctaccaggagccgctcattgtccgtgcaacctcttggcaccggcgatcactccctgcctcttcagccccgggcgtcacatgcccaccagcttccgcttggttcgtccccgaaccataccgtactaagagaggtcggctctgataccatttaaaatctgaaaatatttgaGGATTTCGACACGTACACAACACCTACATAATACATACTGATATGGTGCTTaaaaagggaagaaaaacatgcctttAAATCGTAGAAAGTAGATGGGAAGAACGTGAAGACGATTCCGGACGACTACGACGAGCAACCTTCGAAAAAGCTTCAAAAATAAAGGTCTATGGCTTCCTCCTTGATGTTGCTGTCGATGGAAAAGAATGGAGAGGTGAGGGAGACGGCTAGGGTGAGGGAGAAGTGATTTGAGCGTGTGAGGGTGGGCCTTGGGGTAGATAGGGAATAACTTTCAAGATaatgacataaataaaaatatatttaggcttttaaaaaaaaaataatagatatcaaaataaacataaaaatcccgaaatattatattaagggaattttaaagataattaaaagtcattattttggcttaatttgggtaaaaatggactcctaaaattatataaaattaaatactgataattttgaggaaataaaactcaaaataatattttcgagctcctaaaagactcataaaataatttgggtagaaagttgtcatctcgttcgtccacagtctcgtcaacgcgataaaataatacaATATCATAAATCAGGAAAATCtctatttatgggttaaatacttaaaaaaatcatttaaataagcacagataattcacataattatttaacccataaatctaaaattttaattaagttagtccattaattttatgggcttttgagcccataaaagttattgggccagtctttgggcttttgggcccatttggccagtttaagttgtttttaagccctcctcaactatgtagtcccatacctacacagtttcagaatcccctctcattccggcacgggatcggttcattcatgtctccctccgcctagaagcctaccaggagccgctcattgtccgtgcaacatcttggcaccggcgatcactccctgcctcttcagccccgggcgtcacaatatatgtgtgtaatatTTACACTAACATCATAATATTATacatttttgtaatttttacgATAAAAAACTTATAATATCAAATACATcatctttaagttattttaaataagCTCATTCAAAccatttaataaattatttttaaattaggaTCTCATGGATTATAAATAGTTTTATTTCGGCATATATGTTAGATTATGTATATCTTTGTTTCCAACGTGATGCAAGCCCGGCTGGAATAGCTCAGTTGGTTAGAGCGTGTGGCTGTTAACCACAAGGTCGGAGGTTCAAGCCCTCCTTCTAGCGTTTCTTCTTTTTACTTTTCCTAAGTCCTAACCAAATTTACTTGTCTCAATTTttgtatttattaataattacttTTAAATGCTAGTTAGTAGAATAAATATTTAGTCAACATTATTTTGAACCTGGCCAATTGGATTTACGGATTCATCATAGGTAATCCGAATTCCAAATATTCACATTATAATATTTGTATTCGATTTAGAATATTTCATGTTAGTGAAGAACTTAAGTAGTGTTTTGGAGAGCTTCTAGAAagtatttttcagtttttttgataaaatttcacaaatttgCGACAGTcattcaatatttttgaaaatatggtattacccatattttaataaaaatcaaatttaggCCTTGTTTGGTATCAAAAGTTAGATcaaaaaagcattttttttaaaaaaatatttttttggttaaTAAGGTGTTTGAATGACCatttaaatgcttaaaaaaaatacttttttaagtcaaaattagagctttttcaaaagcaaaaaattatagtttaaaaaagcattttttaaaaaaaatatatttatgaaATCCAAACGGTCtcttaatttgaaaaaaaaaaaactataaaagTACGCACGTATTGCGTAAAAACACTAATAGTCATAAAACATAAAGAAACCCACacttaatttataaaatatcataGGATATATTTCTTCAATTATGCCATAAAATGTCATCATATTGAAACAGAAACTACAAAATAAACTACAaagtaaaattaaaaatacagattactattaatttataaaaaaaactaatttttattattatggttTAAAAGAAAATTAATATAACCTATATTTTCATAAACCACTAAATAAAAATCAATGGTTAGGTATAGATAGAGCTGTCAAAACGAAATTAGGAGACAGACTAACTCGCAATCCACCTCAATCCACTATTTGACGGGGCATGGCAGCTGGCCGACCAGCTTGTTACAGTGTCACTTGGGTGAGTTGGTAAATTCTCAGCCTAACTCACCTAGTTTGTGGTGTGAGAcgaatcaaataatatttttttgttttactaGACGGGCCGGAGTGAGGTGGCCCGCAACGTCCACAACTCATCACATGTCCCGTTATTTAAGCGAGTTAGAAAATTATCAATTAAACTCATCTATTTGGTGGACCAGTAAACCTAACTTATTTTAACttagataaaaaaattatattatattttaaattaatgtgtttataaaaaaaaaccaacTCGAAAAAACTTCAATAATATTTAGAGTAAGTATGTGGTAAGACGGTAAGACAGATCGATCAAACCTATAATTAcaataattttgatataaaaaaagtAAATTTTCATTATAGTCAAATAAAGATCTGAGTCACCAACATATCCATAAACTTATCTCATCAAAATTTTTGTGTAATACTATTTTACGATTTTTTGTGGAGGTAAGTTTTCGATATTTCATGGTGATAATaatgagttatttgcaccaaccacccctgtgaaatattgaaaatgcacacttctcccctatgaaattttaataggcatcttcaaccctgaccttttaaaaaattagcacactcacTCCTTcaaatgagtgattgttgcgcacgcgcccctcatgcggctgagcaaagattttgatatttttttgcaccaaatacccctgtaaaataaaatgcatatttgacccctgtgaaaataatttttaaatctattcaactcataatacacaatttttattaaaatttaattataaaatatttagcaaacattttttgttttattaattttatttttaattttaaatttattatgattatataattaattgttttctaaaaaatattattattttatcttgttatcattattttattaaactttcttcttgtttccaacttctccattaaaaatgcattcataaacgagatttaaataactaaaaataacaaaatattaaatcaaaatgataagtgaATGATAAGTaccaaaaaattttaattttatttatttttttaattttaaatttataatttataatttataattactttttttaaaaaaaatattaatttatctcgttattattattttatcaaatcacttcgtgttttcaactttttcattaaacatgattcataaataatgatttaaatatctaaaaataccaaaatattaaaccaaatgataagttaatgaatgttacttttttgatttagaattatataagcatgttatttttttatttttttattacaaattttgcaatgcatattctcgaaaaatttaaattttggttcaataatatatagttctaaatcgaaaaaacaatatgtttgaacttatcagtttagttcaatattgtggtacttgaaattatttaaatacttgtttatgaatgcatgtttaatggaaaatttgaaaatacgaagtgaatttaataaaataatgataacatgataaagtaataatatttttagaaaataattaattaatgataatatatttaatataaaaaataaaaattaataaaacaaaaaatgttttctaaatatttataattggattttattaaaaattgtgtattatgagttgaatagatttaaaaattattttcacaggggtcaaacatgcattttttatattttacaggggtatttggtgcagaaaaatatcaaaatctttgtccAGTCGCATTAGGGGCGCTTGCGCAACAGttactcatctgaaggggcgagtgtgctaattttttaaaagcttAGGGTTAAAGATGTCTATTGAAATTTCACAGGGGAAAAttatgcattttcaatatttcacaggggtggaTGATGCAAATAACTCCTACTTGTAATTTGCCCGACATTTCAATGGCTAAtacaaaaataaacaaaagtTTAAGGACTGAAATGAAATGAACAAAGTTTATGCAGGAAAGAACTGAGAGAAGCTCAGAACTCAGAAAGCCACAATGGAAGAAGAAACCAGTAAGACGACGCTTCTCCGATCGGAAACCGCCGTTATCGAGGAATGGAACGGCACTACTTCGGAAAATTTAGTGAAAACCGCTGCCATCACTTTTTCTGGAAACTCCGTTCAAAAATCTGCTCGCCGATTCAATCATGTTTCTCGTAGGATTCTCGATGCATTTGTTCCCGAGGTTAAAATTTCTCGATGTTCTTTCTTTTCAGTTGGTACTAGCAATATAGTGCGAGGTCCGTAGAGTATACGAATTGCTAGTCTTATCAATTTCTTGGAATTTAACACTCGCTAGAAGTAGCATTACGTGAATACGGATCGATTACTGTGGTTTAGCATTTGTACTCTATGTAACGTGTTAAACTTGTGATATATTTTTTCCTGTTCCTTTAGGAAAAAATTCTATTAAATCAACCTGGAATTCTCTTTCTTGGATACAAATGTTTGCTTTACGGGTTTTATGTTGAAAAAATTGGCTCTTTATCCAAGCAAATGTAGAGGAAGCTACTGGCATGAATCATATGAGTTTAAACTATATTAGCCTATCTTACTATGCCCGATTCcttgagaaaaataattttggttAAAAATTGTGTCAATGCAGGGATTCCCAAGCAGCGTGACTCCTGATTATGCCCCCTTTCAATTATGGGACTCTTTGCAGGTTGGAAATTAATTGACTTCCTGTTACCAAGTTTGAGGTACTTATCTTTCACACTGCCAagagttatttttgtttttgtcatTTTTAGGGTCTGTCAACTTATATGAGAACAATGCTATCTACCCAGGTGAGATATGCAATAGTTTGAGGTTAACACTTATGTTGTACCTTATCCCATTGGTTGCACTTATTAACACTTGTTGATTACTTCAAGTGGTTTTAGGCTCTCTTAAGTGCTATTGGGGTTGGCGAGAAATCTGCTACTGTGATAGGGGCCACATTTCAGGTTTTTGGAAAGTTACGAATTTTATGTAGTTAtgtataatgtttttttaaCATTAATTGATGTCTAACGTTCTCAGTTTTGAATTTCAGTGGTTTCTGAGGGATTTAACTGGAATGCTTGGAGGTATCTTATTTACATTTTATCAGGTATTTAATTGCTTTATATTCTAGTTAAGGTTCTTGAATGTTGATGCATGGACTTCTGCTAAGTCAATAAGCAGTTGGTGGTCTGGTAAAAGTACATCAGCTAAAAACACCTCAATCCCTTTCTCTAGGGGGCAAATCTGGATAGCAATGCAAAAATGTGGCGTCTCGTTGCTGATCTTATGAATGATCTTGGTAATAGCATCATCTAAGTTTTATTTGGATTGCATGTTAGTCTTTTGAAAATTTACATGATTATATGTTTGTTCTAGGAATTATTTGCAAATTACCCTAGAATCGATTTTAATCGGTAGTCTTTTCCTTTAAATTTGAAGGAGTGAAATACATAATGTTGTTCATTATTGAAACTTGAGTTGGAAATTCACCCTATCATCGACATTGTACCTTATCATTGTGCATGGAGAGAGTTGGACATTTGTTGTTATTGTTGTCAACATTTTAAATCTTCTACTTGATTATGAACTTTGTTGCAGGGATGTTAATGGACCTTGTTTCGCCTTTGTTCCAATCTGCAATTGTGTTTATTGTATGCTTAGGGAGCATATCGCGATCTTTTAGTAAGTTCTGAacttacatttgttttattttagctCACCATTATGCACcacaattttgtttaaaaatcaCCTTAATATTAATACTCTGCCATTCGGAGTTATGTTTCTGTCATGGAATTTGATTGGACTCTGCAAAACAAAAGGCTAAAGTAAAGTTGTTTCTTTCTATTCTCATGTCATGCTGCTTCTTAGCTGGTGTTGCCAGTGGTGCCACTAGAGCTGCTTTAACACAACATTTCGCACTTCAGAATAATGCAGCGGATATATCCGCAAAGGTAATGTGCATTTGATGATAAAGAAAAGAATTTTCTGGACATCAACTTAAGTGCAGTCGTTTATATGTCTGTTACCTTTATGTGATGTGATAGGAAGGAAGCCAAGAGACTGTTGCAACTATGATTGGAATGGCTTTGGGAATGCTCCTCGCTCATATTACTCTGGGGCACTCACTTGCCATTTggttttgttttctttctctcACCATCTTTCATATGTATGGTTAGTCTTCAGTTTTCATGCTTAGTTCTATCAAGCATATTCCAGCAGCTTTCTCATGccttaatttttaaacttcaaCTGCGTTTAATCACTCAATATGTTTGTGGTTTTTCTCTGTGGTTTACAGCAAACTATAAGGCTGTTCGCTGCCTCTCACTTTCTACGATGAATTGTGAAAGAAGCTCTATTATTTTGTCACATTTCATGGAGACTGGTCAAGGTCAGATATTCGATTTTTGGAGCTGCTTTTTGGAAACACAATGTGTCTTTATCTTGCTTCTTTTGAAGTGCTTGTGAAGGTCTCTACTCTCTAGATATATGCATGAGCATTATGATTTATGTAGACTGTTGTTACTTTTTCATTttcagaagaaaaaaaaaatgtaatttaTTGCCAATGTGAATGAATTATATTGAAATGATAAGCTTGTGTTTCAGAGGAAATTCATTCCGAACTTCTCTGTAATAATAATTGATATTATTTACTTTTTGTCGATGGATCCAGGCATTGAACTTCTGTTACCGTGTTCATTATTTGGTATTCAGTCTCATTGACTTTATATTTCTCTGTGCTGGTTGCAAGTTCTTTCTCCTAAACAGGTCTCAGTGATGGAGCACGTCTTACCTCTGTGGATGACTTCGTGGACAGAAAAAAGTAGCATTGAATATTTGCACCCACGGGTTCAGTTAGGAGTTCGGCTATCATCACTTAACAGCAAAGAACTGTGAGTGCTAAAAAATCTCCTCTGAAAATGCCTTTATCTTAaactatttaaataaattattttccgTTGCAAACAGGGTGGACCTCTCTCATTTGGCTGGCTCTTACTATAGTAAAGGTAGAAAGTTCGTATGGACTTTTCTTTGCATCAATGTTAAAACCAAGAATGTCGGCTTCTTAGCTGATTTTCTATGTGCAGGGAAGTATATACCTCTTCAGAGAAATGATAAAATCAGTGTCATTATGCACAGAGATTCGACAGCGGCAGATGTCTTACAGGCTTTCATTCATGCTCTTGTCCTGGTAAAACCTATTGCCAAAAATGGAGATGCACATTTGGAAAGTCAATCATGGATGTCTCAAAACTATGAAACCTTGATTGTGAAGGTATGTTTTTGACTAAATTTATGTGACACGCTCAGCAAATGGCCGGTAAAAAGGGGAAACAAACACAAAATTAAATGCTCCATTTGCACGTTTTCTGCTGCTTTCTTGCATCACTTCAACATACAAATGATTCCTTTTACccaaatttatgtataaaaaaaatatgcattCATTATCTCGGAGTTATTTATGGTTATAGCTTAAACTTCATGCTGGCAGCTTCAATCATCCGGATGGAGAACAGAACGTCTTCTGTCGCCCTCGGTTGTATGGAAGGCGACTTGGTATTTCAGTTCTTCGGATGAAAAACTTGACTAGGTGATTTCAAGCATTGCCTGAAGAAGCTCGGTTCTCGTTTCTGATTTCTAATCAGCAAGACAGCAACCATGACTTTATTCAGACGAAAAATGAAGATATTTTGAAGCAACACTTGTAACTGCAAGCACTTCAGATGCATTATTTTGTCATGCTGCCCATCCTTTTTATATTTCAACCATAATTTAATTGTTAAAACGAAACTTGAAATGGTGTTCggttcattaaatataaaaacaaaagaaattgtgttcattttatttttcttttaaggTGAAATTTTAGCATCCGTCATAgcttttttgtaattttggttTTCATGTTGTCCAATATATGTTTTAGTTCTATACTTTTCAATGTTATTTTTGTGATACTCGTTTATAATTCTTTTAGGTGTGTTAATGTGGTGTCAAATGCATCATCAATGATAAGTAATttcatgaaaaattatcaaaattaCGAAAATAAAAGACTAAAATGTGAAAAAAGCAAAAATAGACGTTAaagattgaattttattttctttaaagaCTATGATCATAACCTATCATATTCCATCACATTACATATAAGACCAAATCATAATTTTATGACACTGTTTTCACTCCATGCACTGCAAATGTCCTCGTTATGGAACGATATCTAAATTTTGTTTGCTATGGTGCCATATTTGGGTAAAATTGGGGTCAAACTTTGTCTAGTCAAATACAATTAGGGAAAAAATTGGTGGTGCCATATAGAACGATATTCGAAGGTGGCTAAAAATCCAATAAGGGGAAAAAAAGCGTAAAAGTTAAAACCTTTTACTTTATAACCCATTTGCGTATGTGGTAGATTTAGTTTTCTGGGCTCGatcaataataataactagCATAGCTgtacacgcgttgcgtgtgtatgaaataatataatatacttagtatatatgttatatataaatattatattatttcaataatttttaaaattatgtttttttatttctaaaataatataaaaataaattttaaaattatttatcattttatccTATCTATCATgattagttgagaaaaatatgtaaatatataaataaaatctattttacttatttatatatgtaatgtaAAGGGTAATTTTGGAACAAAAGATGGTGTCCTCCCTCTAAGGTgctcaacttttatatatagtatatatatatatagtaaaaataataataataattattattattaattattattattatttttgtgcaAATTTATACCACCAAGAGTCGAGTATAATAAAATAcacagcgttgcgggttcgattctTGTGTGGAACATAtttctgctgaaatattgtgggggtatGCTCTAGAGGTTGGCCATGTTGCTTCCTCCCTCAGgtccctgccgctcgtgcacatccctcgatttaacccccGCATGAGCCAATAAGCCTCTGGCTCATGTGGGATGGGGTCCCCTTCagggtcaattttttttttattataatgaAATACACAAGAAGAGGTCAAATttgccaaaaataaaaaaaataataattcactGCATCCATTaatatatacatttatttattaaCTAGGAAAAGATACGTGCGATGCACGTGAGAACACATTCTATTGTCGACAAGCGTTGTTAAAAAAATGAGAAGAGATGAGATGAGATGAGATGAGATGAGATGAGAAGAGACTAACGAGcagttaattaattattttcattgtattttagTCAATAGTAAAATTCAATGAAatattgtaacgcccagaaattcgtcacgtaaattcgcatgcataactagggaatttaataattttaaaataatgtaaaaatgtgttaaattgtttttatgaatgattatttaaattatgtgatttatttgcatgttttaaataatttctttcggcatttaaatcggtatgatttgatttatgaatttatttgagaaagtttattttatgatcgcgtaggcgagaccgtggacggacgagatgtttgttttcacccaaaatattttatgatatttttaggagccttaaaatattattttaaggtataattggaagaaaattatggtatttacatatatatttatttatgtgctagtttttacccaaaataagttattttaattacttttattaacctttaaaaatctcctattttattatttcgagattattaAGTTCTTAGCAAATta comes from the Henckelia pumila isolate YLH828 chromosome 1, ASM3356847v2, whole genome shotgun sequence genome and includes:
- the LOC140891413 gene encoding protein root UVB sensitive 3, with the translated sequence MEEETSKTTLLRSETAVIEEWNGTTSENLVKTAAITFSGNSVQKSARRFNHVSRRILDAFVPEGFPSSVTPDYAPFQLWDSLQGLSTYMRTMLSTQALLSAIGVGEKSATVIGATFQWFLRDLTGMLGGILFTFYQGANLDSNAKMWRLVADLMNDLGMLMDLVSPLFQSAIVFIVCLGSISRSFTGVASGATRAALTQHFALQNNAADISAKEGSQETVATMIGMALGMLLAHITLGHSLAIWFCFLSLTIFHMYANYKAVRCLSLSTMNCERSSIILSHFMETGQVLSPKQVSVMEHVLPLWMTSWTEKSSIEYLHPRVQLGVRLSSLNSKELVDLSHLAGSYYSKGKYIPLQRNDKISVIMHRDSTAADVLQAFIHALVLVKPIAKNGDAHLESQSWMSQNYETLIVKLQSSGWRTERLLSPSVVWKATWYFSSSDEKLD